The Balaenoptera musculus isolate JJ_BM4_2016_0621 chromosome 6, mBalMus1.pri.v3, whole genome shotgun sequence nucleotide sequence ATTGTCCAAATGCGGTGCCCATATGTGTGAGCAAGTGGATGGGCTCAAGTCAGAACTGGGTCCACAGCCGCGCGTGGCTGCCTGCTGGCTGTGTGGTCTTCGGCACTTTGCCTAACCTTTtatgagcctcattttcctcatttataaaatggagatggtaaCTACTTCTCTGGGTTACTGTGTGCGTCAGTGTGTGGCGGGTACTCAGTTCTTAGTGCTTATGATCAGTGGAgtaaaagcaagcaaacaaggaGGTATTAgcaaagaaaaagttaattttttggtTCTTTACCAGTGTAATGGTAGCATATGTTATAATGCTCTGATAAGGGTTTCCAAGAAAAGgccatttgtaacattttttctcTCAACAGGAAAAATGCCAGCTGCGGAACGAGGAGCGCAGGCCGCACGACCTCAGCAGGCACTGGGGGGATGTGGCGATTCTACACAGAAGATTCACCGGGGCTCAAAGTGTAAGTCCTGGGAGCAGACCTTGTGCTTCTGTCCAGAATCACAGAGCCCTTTGGCAGCACTCTCTCTTTGCCACCAGTGGTGTTTGCTTTGATGAGATTTGTAATACACAGCAGCTTCCTTTGTGCCAGGTGGGCGGGGTTTGGTTTGTCCATATAGCAGCCAATTAGTTTAGGGCCTGGAGTGACATCTGTTCATGGTTTGAGTGAAAGCAAGGGAACATCTTCATGTAGCTCTGTCAGAATAAATGATGGGAATAGAGAGAACTGGAGGGAAAATGGTTTAATTAGGTGAAATTGCTCTTCATTTGGTGTTCTTGTCCGACACTGAGAAACAGGAGTAACCATTTGAATAGGAGCTAGGTGATTTTTCAAAGCTCTCCTGGAGGCATAAGCTGATATTATTGCAGTCTAATGGGAGTTTCTGCATTAGGCTGTGTTACCAAAAGTTCTTTGGCCTCCTTGCCGTTGGTGGGTGGTGACTGGACCCCTATCACTTCCCAAGTTCTAGGCCTGGGAATGCTCATTAGGTGATGGGATATGGGCATCTGGGGGAACCCCTGTCCCCATGCCTCACCTCGCTTTCTGGTACTGTGAAACCTAATCCCACAGGTTTCTGACCAGGTAGGCTCCAGGACACCACTGCTTACAGCTGTTTCTTGACTGAATCCAGTGGATGAGGAATTGGAAAAATGACAGCAGCTCTCATTCGTATAGCACCTCAGGTTCAGAAGTTCAGGTTCAGAGAGGCAAAGCTACTTGTCAAAGACAAACAGCCAGCAAGAGCTGGAACCAGATATTCTGGGACTGTTAGATTCCATGCTCTTTCCATTCTGCCTGTTTGGTAACAGAGACAAGATCAGATTTATTTGGATTAGTTTAATTAACTTTTGACCACTAGCTTGACTTAGATCAcaaatttaatttagaaagacGTCCCTAGAATTcttgaggttttgttttatttatttatttacgtgtTTATTTCCCTGTTATGACGAAGACTTACAAGGTGAGAATGTATTTCAGGAAGTAATTCTTGGGGTTGGGGATGTGTGAGTTGGCAGCGTTTTGGTCCTTGTTAGAGGTAATTCTTCTGAGTATTTCAGAGACAAATTTTGAAGCCCCTTGCTCTTCAGGGTATCCAGGGGACAACATTTTAAACCCTTATCGAGGTGGTGAAACAACTGTCCTCTTGTGGGTGAATCTGGCTTGTTCGCTTTGGGCTGTTGTGCAGCCAGGCTTGCTTGCTGCTGTTGTGAGTCCTAGGAATCGACAGAAGCTATTCCTTTGCAGTGTCATAAACCACAGTCTCATCATACCAGAGAGAGAGGTTTATGGTGAAAGGACACAGTTGGGAAATTGTATCCTCAAATCCACATCTTGGAGCAGTCAGGTACCATCTTGGAGCTTGCTGTTGGCTCTTCCTGGGAGttagaattctttttcaggttgataATAGTAGCATTTCCTGAGAGCTTACTAGAAGCCTGCACCGTGTGTGTGTTAATATATTTACTACCTCAGCAACCCTATGAGAGAGGTGCTGtgattatccccactttacagatgaggaaaatgatgtTTGGAGCAGGTGAGTCACAGGGCCACAGTCACAGCTTGTGAGGGACAGAGTTGGTTTCCAGACTCCAGCGCTTGGACTCTAAGCACGGCACTCTCAGCTTTATGGCTGATGTTACCTAACGGCGCTGTAAAGTAAGGCAGTGTGATCCAGTGCATCGTGATGACGATCTCTTCCTAGGTACTTTTAAGTGTGTTTACTCCCATAATTGTACACATTTGGAAGAACACACTAGTGCAGCAAGGACTTGGATCTCCGTGCACTGATTGTCGTCCACTAGTGGACTCTTGCTACCTGCTGCTCCGCTGGGTTACTCTACTGCCCTAATTATAAAGACTCCTGGGCTCTTTTCCTGTGTCCACCCCCAGGTGTATCTGGGAGGTGAAGGGACATCTTGAATTCTTCAAAACTGTTGTTGGCAAGAAGAGTCAAAAAGACGAGGCCTTTGACTGACCATCAGCATTGACAGGTTGTGTAAAATCAAGGAGTTCTACCTTTAAGAAACCCGTGTACTAATTCTCAACCTGGAAAGCATTTGATGTAGGGAAGGGCTGATGAGTAAAATCTACTTCCTTTCTACAGTAAACTAAATATAAATCAAACTTAATTAATGTTGCCTAGAATGTTTGCTCCCGTAAATATGGGAACCTTAAAGCAGTAAAATGAGCACTATGTGTGGAAGCAGAAAACCTGAGTTCAGATCCCTCCTTTCCATTCTGGCTCTGTGTTCTTAGGCTCTGTGTTCTTATTTCATAAGATTAATATTTGTTTCGCCTGTGTCTTCAGTTTGTTAATCATATGGgatcatatatttgaaaatgcttCATAACTTATAATGTGATATTCATCTTTGTTATGCCTAGTTTATTGTAGTTAGACGATGAAGGTtatctttaaatattaatttgaaataatagtTTGGTAATTGGATCATTTGTACTTAAAGagtttggggaatttttaaaattactttttattatggagaATATCAAATGCACGAAATTAAAGAGACTAGTGTCTCTAAGACATTAGAtcctttttttgtatatattttagtatGTTTCATTAAAAGATAAGGATTCCTCCTTTCTAAATAACCGCAATGCTGTCACCACAACCTCAAACTATCCACAGTAataatttttggaatatttttaaatgatgtaaatAATATTCTTCTATGGCTCTTAGGTgctttcccctcccttttcccctagGCAGTCTTtaatattacaaatataataatgtattattacTGAAACTAAGCCTGCCTTTTCTTATTTCCAGTGGCCCTGTTCCAGTATTGGTTATGAGTCTTCTGTTCATCGCTTCTGTATTTATGTTGCACATTTGGGGCAAGTACACTCGTTCATAGATTCGGCTACATCCATCTGTCTGTCatgtgaagaagaaaggaaaaaaacccaacatatcTTGGACCAAAAGCATAGTGATTTTCTGTTCATGAGAAAGAAATTTTCTGTAAGCTTACTGTTTTACAGGGAACTTAATGAAAACTGATTTTAAggaatcatttttttcctatggcTAATAAACTTTTTAATTCATATACCAAGTCTCATTGCTTATGCCTGGCTGCTAGGGCCCTTAGTCTCTCTGCCTTTAGATTTACAAGTAAATATGTAGAAAGCGTTTTGTGGAGATTGTTTTTTTGGTTGGATTGACAGTTTCTTATATGACCATGTAGTCATTCAAATGCACGATACTGTCAGTGGCCCTggcttgttttcttctaggtatCTCTGTCTTGGTCCTTGTTATTTTGGGTGTTCTGTGGTTTTCAAGGAGTGTGCCTATGACTCCATCAGGCAGATCTGTGTTCAAAGGCAGCTGGTACCCAGCAGAATCGTCATAGAAATCATCCAGAAATCTTGGATGAAATGTTTGCTCATTCTGTTCTTTGTCTCTAAAACCATACATAATATTTTTGCCTCTTCTTTCTATCAGTTCTTAATTCTGTGGGTGTAGATGAGGGGTTTCAATCTATTTATCACTTGTTGCTAAACCCCTTTTGAAAGAATTCatttgataaattggatttcttatataaaattttgttttcattttgaaaattaaagaccTTAATAATCAGTGTGAGATACCATTTCTAAACTGAGTTGATATAAttccaaccaaaaataaaaatttttgaagtttCACTTAGCTTATGCTGCCTTCTGGATATGAGCATTCACTTTCTGGTAGACCATAGGAAATACCAAGAATAGCTCAAAGGTGTGCACTCCAGGAGTCTAGGACTCTAAGCCACAATTTCTAAAGATTGAGATCCATGTAAAACGCTCTAGTTGTCCAGCAGAATCACAAAATGATGAAGAGGtgtattagtttaaaaaatcgATAATTTGGAAAACATCTTTCTCTaagcctattaaaaaaaattctagaacagTTTCATAAGTGTTTTTCTTAAATCCTGGCTGAAAAGTAATTTTAGGTCCAAAGTGCCAAATTTAAGTGGTGAAagtatgtatctttaaaaatgatttcctaGGGCGATATATGGGTGAGTGTGCTCTTGTAAATCCTAACAGATGGCaaattattggggaaaaaaatgatgcaaaactGGTTCCCTTTGATCTTGGGAATTGATTATTGCATGAAATAAGTATCTTCATTTTGAAAGTCAGAGGAAAAAGTCTCAATTTCatttggaagaaattaaagatgatagtatctataatggaatttttttttttctgatatatatatttttttcatgttgacaATACTAATAACAGTTAAAAGTTACACATTTAATTTGGGAAAGAAATCTGCTCCTCTGCGGGAGGGGGTCTGTTTTTCTTTGGGGGAGAAGCTGAAGCCACCTGGGGGAGCTATTTGGTTGTAAGGGATGCACTCTCTTCACTGCACAGTGCTGCTGTTAGCCTCCTCTGCTTAGCAGTGGTCTCTAGTGG carries:
- the SEC61B gene encoding protein transport protein Sec61 subunit beta, with the protein product MPGPTPSGTNVGSAGRSPSKAVAARAAGSTVRQRKNASCGTRSAGRTTSAGTGGMWRFYTEDSPGLKVGPVPVLVMSLLFIASVFMLHIWGKYTRS